From the Helicobacter pylori genome, one window contains:
- a CDS encoding TrbC/VirB2 family protein, whose protein sequence is MSAHFLKIIFLVGMCVSSLFAEGLEGFFNALEAQLKSPIAKGILMVIFIGIAIYVWRNLDRWKEILFTILGVVFGIFLFFKAPSLANWFMGIF, encoded by the coding sequence ATGTCCGCTCATTTTTTGAAAATCATTTTTTTAGTAGGCATGTGCGTTTCAAGTTTGTTCGCTGAAGGATTAGAGGGGTTTTTTAACGCCCTAGAAGCCCAGCTCAAAAGCCCCATCGCTAAGGGGATTTTAATGGTGATTTTCATAGGGATCGCCATTTATGTGTGGAGGAATTTGGACCGGTGGAAAGAGATCTTATTCACGATCCTTGGCGTGGTGTTTGGGATCTTCTTGTTCTTTAAGGCCCCGAGTTTAGCGAATTGGTTTATGGGAATTTTTTAA
- a CDS encoding VirB4 family type IV secretion/conjugal transfer ATPase, translating into MLEKFLGAIKQKVSNYFLGALPKSYSMSEENNILGLYDEHFLLTKNENLVGILRLEGVSYTHLSTEQLQDLFTERQMALDSLEKVVARLVVKRRKIDYQQNIQSDSQYLQAILNQFENKEVYENQYFLVLESTHSLHGVLEHKKKSFMHANRENFKDILSYKAHFLQETLKSLEIQLKNYAPKLLSSKEVLNFYAEYINGFDLPLKPPLVGGYLSDSYIASSITFEKDYFIQESFNQKTYNRLIGVKAYESERITSIAVGALLYQETPLDIIFSIEPMSAHKTLSFLKERAKFSMSNLVKNELLEYQELVKTKRLSMQKFALNVLIKAPSLEDLDAQTSLVLGLLFKENLVGVIETFGLKGGYFSFFPERIYLNHRLRFLTSKALACLMVFERQNLGFKANSWGNSPLSVFKNLDYSPFLFNFHNQEVSHNNAKEIARVNGHTLVIGATGSGKSTLISFLMMSALKYQNMRLLAFDRMQGLYSFTEFFKGHYHDGQSFSINPFCLEPNLQNLEFLQSFFLSMFDLAPSRDKEALEDMNAISGAIKSLYETLYPKAFSLLDFKETLKRTSSNQLGLSLEPYLNNPLFNALNDAFNSSAFLNVINLDAITQNPKDLGLLAYYLFYKILEESRKNDSGFLVFLDEFKSYVENDLLNTKINALITQARKANGVVVLALQDIYQLSGVKNAHSFLSNMGTLILYPQKNARELKHNFNVPLSETEISFLENTPLYARQVLVKNLGNGSSNMIDVSLEGLGRYLKIFNSDSSHVNKVKALQKDYPTEWREKLLKS; encoded by the coding sequence ATGTTAGAAAAGTTTTTAGGCGCTATCAAGCAAAAAGTTTCAAATTATTTTTTAGGGGCTTTGCCTAAAAGCTATTCAATGAGTGAAGAAAACAACATTTTAGGCTTGTATGATGAGCATTTTTTACTCACTAAAAACGAAAACTTAGTGGGCATTCTCCGTTTAGAGGGGGTGAGTTACACCCATTTAAGCACAGAGCAATTGCAAGATCTTTTCACCGAGCGTCAGATGGCGTTGGATTCTTTAGAAAAAGTCGTGGCGCGCTTGGTGGTTAAAAGGCGTAAAATTGATTATCAACAAAACATTCAATCTGACTCTCAATACTTGCAAGCGATCTTGAATCAGTTTGAAAATAAAGAAGTGTATGAGAATCAGTATTTTTTGGTTTTAGAAAGCACTCACTCTTTGCATGGGGTTTTAGAGCATAAGAAAAAATCTTTCATGCACGCTAATAGGGAAAATTTTAAGGATATTCTCTCTTATAAAGCGCATTTTTTGCAAGAAACTTTAAAAAGCCTAGAAATCCAGCTCAAAAACTATGCCCCCAAACTCTTAAGCTCTAAAGAGGTTTTGAATTTTTATGCAGAATATATTAATGGGTTTGATCTCCCCTTAAAGCCCCCCCTAGTAGGGGGGTATTTGAGCGATAGCTATATCGCTAGTTCTATCACTTTTGAAAAAGATTATTTCATTCAAGAAAGCTTTAACCAAAAAACCTACAACCGCTTGATTGGCGTTAAGGCTTATGAGAGCGAAAGGATCACTTCTATAGCGGTGGGAGCGCTTTTATACCAAGAAACGCCTTTAGATATTATCTTTTCCATAGAGCCTATGAGCGCGCATAAAACGCTGAGTTTTTTAAAAGAGAGAGCCAAGTTTAGCATGTCCAATCTCGTTAAAAACGAGCTGCTAGAATACCAGGAATTAGTCAAAACCAAACGCTTATCCATGCAAAAATTCGCCCTAAATGTTCTTATCAAAGCCCCCAGTTTAGAGGATTTAGACGCTCAAACGAGCTTAGTTTTAGGGCTTTTATTTAAAGAAAACTTAGTGGGCGTTATAGAAACTTTTGGCTTGAAAGGGGGGTATTTTTCCTTTTTCCCTGAACGCATTTATTTAAACCACCGCTTGCGTTTTTTGACCTCTAAAGCCCTAGCGTGTTTGATGGTGTTTGAAAGGCAAAATTTAGGTTTTAAGGCTAATTCATGGGGGAATAGCCCTTTGAGCGTGTTTAAAAATTTGGATTATTCCCCTTTTTTATTCAATTTCCACAACCAAGAAGTGAGCCATAATAACGCTAAAGAAATCGCCAGAGTGAATGGGCATACTTTAGTTATAGGGGCAACCGGAAGCGGTAAAAGCACGCTGATTAGCTTTTTAATGATGAGCGCTTTGAAATACCAGAACATGCGCCTTTTAGCTTTTGATAGGATGCAAGGGCTGTATTCTTTCACCGAATTTTTTAAAGGGCATTACCATGACGGCCAATCTTTTAGTATCAACCCCTTTTGTTTAGAGCCTAATTTACAGAATTTAGAATTTTTGCAATCCTTCTTTTTGAGCATGTTTGATCTCGCCCCTTCAAGGGATAAAGAAGCCTTAGAAGACATGAATGCGATTTCTGGCGCGATTAAGAGCCTTTATGAGACCTTATACCCTAAAGCCTTTAGTTTGCTAGACTTTAAAGAAACGCTTAAAAGAACCTCATCTAACCAATTGGGCTTGAGCTTGGAGCCGTATTTGAATAACCCCCTTTTTAACGCTTTGAATGATGCGTTCAACTCCAGTGCTTTTTTAAATGTGATAAACCTAGATGCTATCACTCAAAACCCTAAAGATTTAGGGCTTTTAGCCTATTATTTGTTTTATAAGATCTTAGAAGAGTCCAGGAAAAACGACAGCGGCTTTTTGGTTTTTTTAGACGAATTTAAATCCTATGTGGAAAACGATTTGTTGAACACTAAAATCAACGCTTTAATCACGCAAGCCAGGAAAGCTAATGGCGTGGTGGTGTTGGCTTTGCAAGATATTTACCAATTAAGTGGAGTCAAAAACGCCCATAGTTTTTTAAGCAACATGGGGACTCTCATTTTGTATCCGCAAAAAAACGCTAGGGAATTGAAACACAACTTCAATGTGCCTTTGAGCGAGACTGAAATTTCATTTTTAGAAAACACCCCTTTGTATGCCAGGCAGGTTTTAGTCAAAAATCTGGGTAACGGGAGTTCTAACATGATTGATGTGAGTTTGGAGGGCTTGGGGCGTTATTTGAAGATCTTTAATTCAGATTCTAGTCATGTGAATAAAGTGAAAGCGTTACAAAAAGACTACCCTACAGAGTGGCGTGAGAAACTTTTGAAGAGTTAG
- a CDS encoding COG3014 family protein codes for MDLEHFNTLYYEESPKKAYEYSKQFTKKKKNALLWDLQNGLSALYARDYKTSLGVLDQAEQRFDKTQSAFTRGASYVGATMINDNVRAYGGNIYEGVLINYYKAIDYMLLNDSAKARVQFNRANERQRRAKEFYYEEVQKAIKEIDSSKKHNINMERSRAEVSEILNNTYSNLDKYEAYQGLLNPAVSYLSGLFYALNGDKNKGLGYLNEAYGISQSPFVAQDLVFFKNPNRSHFTWIIIEDGKEPQKSEFKIDVPIFMIDSVYNVSVALPKLEKGEAFYQNFTLKDGEKVTPFDTLASIDAVVASEFRKQLPYIITRAILSATFKVGMQAVANYYLGFVGGLVTSLYSGVSTFADTRNTSIFAHKIYLMRIKNKAFESYEVRADSIDAFSFSLKPCKRSLESPKIIDARELLSGFVTAPQVFCSNRHNILYVRSFKNGFVLSHLK; via the coding sequence ATGGACTTAGAACATTTTAACACGCTCTATTATGAAGAAAGCCCTAAAAAAGCTTATGAATATTCCAAACAATTCACGAAGAAAAAAAAGAACGCTCTTTTATGGGACTTGCAAAACGGCTTGAGCGCTTTATACGCAAGGGATTATAAGACTTCTTTAGGGGTATTGGATCAAGCCGAGCAACGCTTTGATAAAACCCAAAGCGCTTTCACAAGAGGGGCTAGTTATGTGGGCGCTACCATGATTAATGATAACGTGCGCGCTTATGGGGGGAATATTTATGAGGGCGTTTTAATCAATTATTACAAAGCGATAGACTACATGCTTTTGAACGATAGCGCGAAAGCTAGGGTGCAATTCAACCGCGCGAACGAACGCCAACGCAGGGCTAAAGAATTTTATTATGAGGAAGTGCAAAAAGCCATTAAAGAAATCGATTCTAGCAAAAAGCACAATATTAATATGGAACGCTCTAGGGCAGAAGTGAGCGAGATTTTAAACAACACCTATTCTAATTTAGACAAATACGAAGCTTATCAAGGCTTGCTTAACCCGGCGGTTTCGTATCTTTCAGGGTTGTTTTACGCTTTAAATGGGGATAAGAATAAGGGATTAGGCTATCTTAATGAAGCCTATGGGATCAGTCAAAGCCCTTTCGTAGCTCAAGACTTGGTTTTTTTCAAAAACCCTAACAGGAGCCATTTCACTTGGATCATCATTGAAGATGGTAAAGAGCCGCAAAAAAGCGAATTTAAAATTGATGTGCCTATTTTTATGATTGATTCGGTTTATAACGTGAGCGTGGCCTTGCCCAAGCTAGAAAAAGGGGAAGCGTTTTATCAAAATTTCACCCTCAAAGACGGAGAAAAAGTAACGCCCTTTGACACTTTAGCCTCAATAGATGCGGTGGTCGCTAGCGAATTCAGGAAGCAATTGCCCTACATTATTACTAGGGCTATTTTATCGGCCACTTTTAAAGTGGGCATGCAAGCGGTGGCGAACTATTATTTGGGGTTTGTTGGAGGGTTAGTAACTTCGTTGTATTCAGGTGTTAGCACCTTTGCAGACACCAGAAACACGAGCATTTTTGCCCATAAAATCTACCTCATGCGCATCAAAAATAAAGCCTTTGAAAGTTATGAAGTTCGAGCCGATTCCATTGACGCTTTTTCGTTTTCCTTAAAGCCTTGTAAAAGATCGCTTGAAAGCCCTAAAATCATTGACGCTAGGGAATTGCTTTCTGGGTTTGTAACAGCCCCACAAGTCTTTTGCTCTAACCGCCATAATATTTTATATGTGCGCAGCTTTAAAAACGGGTTTGTTTTGAGTCATTTAAAATGA
- the cheV1 gene encoding chemotaxis protein CheV1 produces MADSLAGIDQVTSLHKNNELQLLCFRLGKNKDLYAVNVFKIREVVKYHGNLTIISHENNSLVEGLIIIRELTIPLIDMKKWFYYDSQNKNKDLRPYRVEKEKGEDDIVMICEFSRWTIGVRIYEADRILSKKWTEMEQSAGLGGSAGNNKLVSRTRYFDGRLVQVVDIEKMLIDVFPWIEDEKHNDLETLSKIHSNQCVLLADDSPSVLKTMQMILDKLGVKHIDFINGKTLLEHLFNPTTDVSNIGLIITDLEMPEASGFEVIKQVKNNPLTSKIPIVVNSSMSGSSNEDMARSLKADDFISKSNPKDIQRVVKQFLELA; encoded by the coding sequence ATGGCTGATAGTTTAGCGGGCATTGATCAAGTTACGAGTTTGCATAAAAATAACGAGTTGCAGTTGTTGTGCTTTAGGCTGGGTAAAAACAAGGATTTGTATGCGGTCAATGTTTTTAAGATCCGTGAAGTGGTGAAATACCATGGCAATCTCACTATTATTAGCCACGAAAACAATTCGCTCGTTGAGGGGCTAATCATTATAAGAGAACTCACCATTCCTTTGATTGATATGAAAAAATGGTTTTATTATGACAGCCAGAACAAAAACAAGGATTTACGCCCTTACAGGGTAGAAAAAGAAAAAGGTGAAGACGATATTGTCATGATTTGTGAGTTCTCTCGCTGGACCATAGGGGTTAGGATCTATGAAGCGGATAGGATTTTGAGCAAGAAATGGACTGAAATGGAGCAAAGCGCTGGGCTAGGGGGATCTGCAGGCAATAACAAGCTCGTGAGCCGCACGCGCTATTTTGACGGGCGCTTGGTGCAAGTGGTGGATATTGAAAAAATGCTTATAGACGTGTTCCCTTGGATTGAAGATGAAAAACACAACGATTTAGAGACGCTTTCTAAAATCCATTCTAACCAATGCGTTTTGCTCGCTGATGACTCCCCAAGCGTTTTAAAAACCATGCAAATGATTTTAGACAAGCTGGGCGTCAAGCACATTGACTTTATCAATGGTAAAACCTTATTAGAGCATTTGTTCAACCCAACAACCGATGTGAGTAATATTGGTCTTATCATCACCGATTTAGAAATGCCAGAAGCGAGCGGTTTTGAAGTGATCAAGCAGGTTAAAAACAATCCTTTGACTTCAAAAATCCCCATTGTGGTCAATTCTTCTATGAGTGGCAGCTCCAATGAAGACATGGCCAGGAGTTTGAAGGCCGATGATTTCATCTCCAAGTCTAACCCCAAAGACATCCAGCGGGTGGTTAAGCAATTTTTGGAATTAGCATGA
- the nspC gene encoding carboxynorspermidine decarboxylase: MKKYSAIPTPCYALESERLEKNAKILEIVRQQSGAKVLLALKGYAFWREFGILRQKLNGCCASGLYEAKLAFEEFGGRESHKEICVYSPAFKEAEMSAILPLATSIIFNSFHQYATYKDRILDKNKQLENLGLSPIKMGLRINPLYSEVTPAIYNPCSKTSRLGITPSEFEKGVKEHGLEGVSGLHFHTHCEQNADALCRTLEHVERHFKPYLENMAWVNFGGGHHITRSDYDVNLLIQTIKDFKERYHNIEVILEPGEAIGWQCGFLIASVIDIVQNDQEIAILDASFSAHMPDCLEMPYRPSILKISVENDEEIIEVEKGENQGAFSYFLGGPTCLAGDFMGSFSFETPLKRGDKIVFQDMLHYTIVKNNSFNGVPLPSLAKIDSQGFKILKSFSYEDYKNRN, translated from the coding sequence ATGAAAAAATACAGCGCTATCCCCACTCCTTGCTATGCGCTAGAGAGCGAACGCTTAGAAAAAAACGCCAAGATTTTAGAAATTGTACGCCAGCAAAGCGGGGCAAAGGTTTTGCTCGCTTTAAAAGGGTATGCGTTTTGGCGTGAGTTTGGGATTTTGAGGCAAAAATTGAACGGGTGTTGCGCGAGCGGTCTTTATGAGGCTAAGCTCGCTTTTGAAGAATTTGGGGGGCGAGAGAGCCATAAGGAAATTTGCGTTTATAGCCCGGCCTTTAAAGAGGCTGAAATGAGCGCGATTTTACCCCTAGCGACAAGTATTATTTTCAACTCTTTTCACCAATACGCCACCTATAAAGACAGGATTTTAGACAAAAACAAGCAATTAGAAAACTTGGGCTTAAGCCCCATTAAAATGGGTTTGAGGATTAACCCCCTTTATAGCGAAGTAACCCCAGCGATTTATAACCCATGCTCTAAAACAAGCCGGTTAGGGATTACGCCTAGCGAATTTGAAAAAGGAGTCAAAGAGCATGGCTTAGAGGGGGTGAGCGGGTTGCATTTCCATACGCATTGCGAGCAAAACGCTGACGCTTTGTGCCGGACTTTAGAGCATGTAGAAAGGCATTTCAAGCCTTATTTAGAAAATATGGCGTGGGTGAATTTTGGTGGGGGGCATCATATCACCAGGAGCGATTATGATGTGAATTTGCTCATCCAAACGATTAAGGATTTTAAAGAACGCTACCACAATATAGAAGTGATTTTAGAGCCTGGGGAAGCCATAGGGTGGCAATGCGGGTTTTTAATCGCAAGCGTGATAGATATCGTTCAAAACGATCAAGAAATTGCGATCTTAGACGCTTCTTTCAGCGCTCACATGCCCGATTGCCTAGAAATGCCTTATCGCCCTAGTATCCTTAAAATTTCTGTAGAAAACGATGAAGAAATTATTGAAGTTGAAAAGGGCGAAAATCAAGGGGCGTTTTCTTACTTTTTAGGCGGCCCCACTTGTTTAGCGGGGGATTTTATGGGGAGTTTTAGCTTTGAAACGCCTTTAAAAAGGGGCGATAAAATCGTGTTTCAAGACATGCTCCATTATACGATCGTCAAAAACAACTCGTTTAATGGCGTGCCACTCCCAAGCCTGGCTAAAATAGATTCGCAAGGCTTTAAGATCCTCAAAAGCTTTTCTTATGAAGATTATAAAAACAGGAATTAA